A region from the Dehalococcoidia bacterium genome encodes:
- a CDS encoding FeoA family protein, whose translation MNQHSQITVSQMRAGQSGRVVQILEGHGHHRDRGHGHGFVDRLHSLGIRPGMRITKVSAMFMRGPVTLQVGQAQVAIGYGMAGKILVEVEGEKL comes from the coding sequence ATGAACCAACATAGTCAAATAACGGTAAGTCAGATGAGGGCGGGGCAATCGGGGAGGGTGGTCCAGATACTGGAGGGGCATGGTCACCATAGGGATCGTGGGCATGGCCATGGCTTTGTCGATCGCCTCCATTCCCTGGGCATCAGACCGGGTATGCGGATAACCAAGGTAAGCGCGATGTTTATGCGGGGCCCCGTTACCCTCCAGGTAGGCCAAGCCCAGGTTGCGATAGGCTATGGCATGGCGGGTAAGATACTGGTTGAGGTGGAGGGAGAAAAGCTTTGA
- a CDS encoding ferrous iron transporter B, with amino-acid sequence MSSSCHQSGGEDGRPTGLKRILLIGNPNVGKSVFFSRITGVKVIASNYPGTTVGFTKGSMKLGEEEVEVIDVPGTYTLEPTSKAEEVASQMLQDGDLVINVADATNLERNLYLTQELLERQIPVIVALNIWDDTKHKGISIDVAKLEERLGVPVLPTVAVTGQGIKELVDRIPEAISPALPQRTHDERWAAVGDIIEHVQTITHHHHTWLERLQDASVKPRTGLPIAAFTLVASFFVIRFIGEGLIGYVMEPLFDKLWAPLMMKLSGLLGSGFWHDMLIGKLFDGEIDFFQSMGVLTTGLFIPLGAVLPYILAFYLILGLLEDVGYLPRLAVLLDNLMHRVGLHGYAIIPTMLGLGCAVPAILSTRILESKRERFIAATLISIALPCAASQAMIIGLVGAEGWQYVAMIYGTLFLVWLILGLIINRVARGFSPELLIEIPPYRRPSWRAVFTKLWMRVYGFLREALPIILIAIFAIGILYNLGVFDAIANFAAPVVSGLFGLPEDSVVAIVVGFLRKDVAIGLLAPLSLSATQLVVGCVVLTMFLPCIAAFVVLARELGVKGLLAAIGIMLAATAIVGGLLNLVL; translated from the coding sequence TTGAGTTCGTCTTGTCACCAGAGTGGGGGAGAAGACGGTCGGCCTACTGGACTAAAGAGAATACTCCTGATTGGTAATCCCAATGTAGGCAAGAGTGTATTCTTTTCCCGCATCACCGGGGTAAAGGTGATCGCCTCTAACTACCCCGGCACCACTGTGGGGTTTACCAAGGGCTCCATGAAGCTGGGTGAGGAGGAGGTTGAGGTTATAGATGTCCCCGGCACCTACACCCTGGAGCCCACCTCCAAGGCAGAGGAGGTGGCTTCCCAGATGCTCCAGGATGGAGACCTGGTGATAAATGTCGCCGATGCCACCAATCTGGAGCGCAATCTCTACCTAACCCAGGAGCTACTGGAGAGACAAATCCCCGTTATCGTGGCGTTAAATATATGGGATGATACCAAGCACAAGGGGATAAGCATCGACGTCGCCAAACTGGAGGAGCGCCTGGGGGTGCCGGTTCTCCCCACGGTGGCGGTAACCGGGCAGGGGATAAAGGAGCTGGTGGATCGTATCCCCGAAGCCATCTCTCCCGCGCTGCCCCAGCGTACCCATGATGAGAGGTGGGCCGCCGTCGGCGATATTATCGAGCATGTCCAGACCATAACCCATCACCATCATACCTGGCTTGAGCGCCTGCAGGATGCTTCGGTAAAACCCCGGACCGGTCTTCCCATCGCCGCTTTTACGCTCGTCGCCTCCTTTTTTGTGATTCGCTTTATCGGCGAGGGCCTGATCGGCTATGTTATGGAGCCCCTCTTTGATAAGTTATGGGCCCCGCTTATGATGAAACTGAGCGGTCTTTTGGGCTCGGGTTTCTGGCACGATATGCTCATCGGCAAGTTGTTCGACGGGGAGATAGACTTCTTCCAGTCCATGGGAGTCCTGACCACCGGCCTCTTTATCCCGCTCGGTGCTGTATTACCATACATTCTTGCCTTTTACCTGATATTGGGACTGCTCGAGGATGTGGGCTATCTCCCCAGGCTGGCGGTGCTCCTCGACAACCTCATGCACCGTGTGGGCCTGCACGGCTACGCCATCATCCCCACCATGCTGGGACTGGGATGCGCTGTACCGGCAATACTGTCCACCCGCATCCTCGAGAGTAAGAGGGAGCGATTCATCGCCGCCACGCTGATCTCCATTGCCCTACCCTGTGCTGCCTCCCAGGCGATGATCATTGGTCTGGTAGGGGCCGAGGGATGGCAGTATGTAGCGATGATTTATGGCACTTTGTTTTTAGTCTGGCTTATCCTGGGCCTCATCATTAACCGGGTAGCTAGGGGATTCAGCCCCGAGCTCCTCATCGAGATTCCCCCTTACCGCCGACCCTCCTGGCGAGCTGTATTTACCAAACTCTGGATGCGGGTCTATGGCTTCCTCCGCGAGGCGCTGCCCATAATTCTGATAGCTATATTTGCTATCGGCATTCTCTATAACCTCGGGGTCTTCGATGCCATCGCCAACTTTGCCGCCCCGGTGGTGAGCGGGCTTTTCGGGCTTCCTGAAGATAGCGTTGTCGCTATCGTGGTTGGCTTTTTGCGCAAGGATGTGGCTATCGGGCTGCTGGCCCCGCTGTCACTGAGCGCCACGCAACTGGTGGTGGGCTGCGTCGTGCTGACCATGTTCCTCCCCTGCATCGCTGCCTTCGTTGTCCTGGCCAGGGAGCTTGGCGTTAAGGGCTTGCTGGCTGCCATCGGAATAATGCTCGCCGCCACCGCAATTGTAGGCGGGCTTTTGAACCTGGTTTTATAG
- a CDS encoding helix-turn-helix domain-containing protein, whose amino-acid sequence MMVRTPIQEIKEKLLDFEYRKRFGAADAKNEFAITLATVRRDLNMTQQELADRCGATQPYIAKLEGGEANPTLGTIGNMLAVIGCRLAMDAKPLLQDVPAPPSTITVSQSSTVADTGTLPLDWECIYEANGSGGYTAPLTSGRYPITAAKSDSPALVGGYR is encoded by the coding sequence ATGATGGTTAGGACACCAATACAAGAAATAAAGGAGAAGCTGCTAGATTTTGAGTACAGAAAACGCTTTGGGGCTGCCGACGCAAAGAATGAGTTTGCGATTACTCTAGCGACGGTCCGTAGGGACTTGAATATGACCCAACAGGAGCTAGCAGATAGATGTGGTGCAACACAACCATATATCGCTAAGTTGGAAGGAGGGGAGGCAAACCCAACGCTGGGTACTATAGGTAATATGCTAGCAGTAATAGGTTGTCGCCTTGCAATGGATGCAAAGCCACTGCTGCAAGATGTACCAGCACCGCCGTCTACAATTACGGTCAGTCAAAGCAGCACTGTTGCTGACACAGGAACACTCCCATTGGATTGGGAATGTATTTACGAGGCAAATGGTTCTGGTGGCTATACTGCGCCGCTGACATCAGGCAGGTATCCAATAACCGCCGCTAAATCAGATTCCCCTGCTTTAGTGGGAGGATATAGATAA
- a CDS encoding IS6 family transposase, producing the protein MKCKFCQSPSTMKYGFKAGTQYYKCKACGRKFAGTLAPEGMRFTTETIGESLGLFYDGLSLADISRHLVATEGIIVDPATVWRWIIKYSKKSERILNKLEVKTSWQWVIDETMISVAGGKLWLWDVIDSRSRFLLATHITKSRDMRSAVAVLSEAYNRVIGLPKQIVSDGMPAYPDAIERVFGADSEHIRAKGLTAEVNTNIIERFQGTVKERTKVFRGLKTLDSAIAISEGFIIHYNFLRPHMTLKGKTPAVYAGLKLPFNTWIGLVEYLSKD; encoded by the coding sequence ATGAAATGTAAATTCTGCCAATCACCCAGCACCATGAAATACGGCTTTAAGGCAGGTACTCAGTATTACAAATGCAAAGCTTGCGGGCGTAAATTCGCTGGTACTCTAGCACCCGAAGGAATGCGGTTCACTACTGAGACAATCGGCGAATCGCTAGGCTTATTCTATGATGGGTTATCGCTGGCAGATATTAGTAGACACCTTGTCGCTACTGAGGGAATCATTGTTGACCCTGCTACAGTGTGGCGTTGGATTATTAAGTATTCTAAGAAGTCTGAGCGTATCCTGAATAAACTAGAGGTAAAAACATCGTGGCAGTGGGTCATCGACGAGACGATGATTTCTGTAGCAGGGGGAAAACTCTGGCTATGGGACGTTATAGATTCGAGAAGTCGCTTTTTACTAGCTACACATATAACTAAAAGCCGTGATATGCGGTCTGCCGTAGCGGTATTGTCTGAAGCGTACAACCGTGTTATAGGTCTACCGAAGCAAATAGTCTCGGATGGTATGCCAGCGTATCCAGATGCTATTGAGAGAGTATTTGGTGCTGATAGTGAGCATATAAGGGCTAAGGGACTTACGGCAGAAGTAAATACTAACATAATCGAGAGATTCCAGGGAACCGTCAAAGAGCGCACGAAGGTTTTTAGGGGATTAAAGACATTAGATTCAGCCATAGCTATCTCTGAAGGTTTTATCATTCACTATAACTTCCTAAGACCACATATGACATTGAAGGGTAAAACACCAGCGGTATATGCTGGGTTAAAGTTGCCATTTAATACATGGATAGGATTAGTGGAGTATCTAAGTAAAGATTAA
- a CDS encoding lamin tail domain-containing protein — MQNPGFEYGPSGWLSYGGGALSVVGSPVHSGDFAAAFESDTATTKWIYQVVSVLGGESYTFSGYAIKNDPNIETIFLRISWYQSLDGFGTEMAHHDSLTVLIDDEPQYRLLTTDELTAPIDAHSARVKAILEPVSDVAAIAYFDDLRFEGPPPATPTPTPTPTPTPTPTPTPTPTPTPTPTPTSTPTPTPTPTPIPSPTPTPTPTPTPTPTPTPNPTPTPTPTPTPTHNGTIADIGDVLINEIQYDSLQPGVDASFEWVELFNCTQEPVELEGWRISDNYGSDPVPSLHLPPQEFAVIAASQDFYTSFPDFTGTIAFIDDSRVGNGLSNDGDCLILEDSAETVIDAMSYGDDNSILLPPCLDVAEGHSLERQPAGFDTDQASDFTDNSEPTPGYGLSPSTSSPTPTMTPTPTAGPTATPTTTPTATPTTSPPSSPTPEGTTPPPQESPALSGMALRAILITAALAFFAVVFWFGMRKRRK, encoded by the coding sequence TTGCAGAACCCAGGCTTCGAGTATGGACCTTCGGGCTGGTTAAGCTATGGTGGTGGCGCTCTCTCCGTAGTTGGGTCACCAGTCCACAGCGGAGATTTTGCCGCTGCCTTCGAAAGCGACACCGCAACAACAAAGTGGATTTATCAGGTCGTATCTGTATTGGGGGGAGAAAGCTATACCTTTTCTGGCTACGCCATAAAAAATGATCCTAATATTGAGACAATTTTCCTACGGATCTCCTGGTACCAGAGCCTAGATGGCTTCGGAACCGAGATGGCTCACCACGACTCCCTCACTGTTCTGATAGATGACGAGCCCCAATACCGTCTTTTAACTACTGATGAGCTTACCGCTCCAATAGATGCACATTCGGCACGAGTTAAAGCGATACTGGAGCCGGTCTCCGACGTGGCAGCAATTGCCTATTTTGACGATCTACGCTTCGAAGGGCCTCCGCCAGCTACTCCTACTCCCACGCCGACACCGACTCCTACTCCAACACCAACACCAACACCAACACCAACACCAACTCCTACACCCACACCCACTTCTACTCCTACTCCTACCCCAACTCCTACACCTATCCCTTCGCCAACGCCTACGCCCACACCAACCCCTACTCCCACGCCTACTCCTACGCCTAATCCCACTCCTACTCCTACTCCTACTCCAACACCAACCCACAACGGCACGATCGCCGATATTGGCGATGTGCTGATTAATGAGATCCAATACGATTCTCTGCAACCGGGTGTTGATGCTTCCTTCGAGTGGGTGGAGCTCTTTAACTGCACACAAGAGCCTGTTGAGCTTGAAGGATGGAGAATCAGCGATAACTATGGCAGCGACCCGGTTCCCTCACTACACCTGCCCCCTCAGGAATTCGCGGTAATCGCCGCCTCTCAGGACTTTTACACCAGCTTCCCTGACTTCACGGGCACCATAGCCTTCATAGACGATAGCCGTGTTGGCAACGGATTGAGCAATGACGGGGACTGCCTCATCCTTGAGGACAGTGCGGAAACTGTTATTGATGCTATGTCCTACGGCGATGATAACAGTATATTGCTGCCGCCATGCCTGGATGTGGCCGAAGGCCACTCCCTGGAGCGCCAACCCGCCGGCTTTGATACCGACCAGGCCAGCGACTTTACGGATAATTCAGAGCCCACCCCAGGCTACGGCCTTTCTCCCTCCACATCCTCACCCACACCCACCATGACACCAACGCCAACAGCGGGTCCCACCGCTACGCCCACTACTACACCGACAGCGACACCTACAACCTCACCTCCCAGCAGTCCCACCCCTGAGGGCACAACGCCGCCGCCTCAAGAATCCCCGGCTCTCTCTGGAATGGCGTTGCGCGCTATTCTCATTACAGCAGCATTAGCCTTCTTTGCCGTTGTTTTCTGGTTTGGAATGAGAAAGAGGAGAAAATAA
- a CDS encoding lysophospholipid acyltransferase family protein, which translates to MPWFYYLGTMLMKLLLFLLARWQVKGKENIPARGPLIVVANHLSIADPPLLSASIHRRIIFMGKEEAFHNPVFGPLARGWRAFPVRRGVFDRVALRRAEGVLAEGQVLGMFPEAMRSQRAQLQQGLTGTALIALRSGATILPVGIIGTEKIEGISVIFRHPAIIVNIGEPFKPPSIDGRLTKAHLAVATDLIMGRIAELLPQSYRGYYKDGKGC; encoded by the coding sequence ATGCCCTGGTTTTATTATCTGGGGACAATGCTCATGAAGCTCCTGCTCTTCCTTCTGGCCCGCTGGCAGGTCAAAGGGAAGGAAAATATACCCGCCCGGGGACCCCTTATCGTGGTGGCCAATCACCTAAGCATCGCCGACCCCCCGCTGCTCTCGGCAAGCATTCATCGAAGGATCATCTTTATGGGCAAGGAGGAGGCATTTCACAATCCAGTCTTTGGCCCGCTAGCGCGCGGCTGGCGAGCCTTTCCAGTGCGCCGCGGCGTATTCGATAGGGTAGCACTCCGCCGTGCCGAGGGGGTATTAGCGGAGGGTCAGGTATTAGGGATGTTCCCTGAGGCGATGAGGAGCCAAAGAGCGCAACTGCAGCAGGGCTTGACAGGTACCGCCCTCATCGCCCTACGAAGTGGTGCCACTATACTCCCCGTGGGCATCATCGGGACGGAAAAAATTGAGGGGATAAGCGTTATCTTCCGCCATCCCGCCATAATCGTAAACATCGGTGAGCCCTTTAAACCTCCCTCCATAGATGGCAGGTTAACCAAGGCTCACCTAGCCGTGGCCACTGATCTTATAATGGGGCGGATTGCTGAGCTTCTCCCACAAAGCTATCGAGGGTATTATAAAGATGGAAAAGGCTGCTGA
- the ppsA gene encoding phosphoenolpyruvate synthase, translating into MDKERRVVWFEEVGKEDLPQVGGKGANLGEMIRAGIPVPPGFIVTAQSYFYFLEKSSLTDTIRKLLSDLDPNDSEKLQKTASRIMRFLNAAVMPKEVARKIAQSYGKLGSGAVAVRSSATAEDLPEASFAGQQRTFLNVTGESDVVTAVQGCWASLFEPRAIFYRANQGFDHFSVGIAVPIQRMVQSEASGVMFTIDPITNDRSKIVIEAVYGLGEAIVSGEVTPDLYVVDKKELEIIDKKIARQEWQLVRNAKGGKDFENANIKVDILEAEQAKQKFSDEDIVALAKIGKRIEDHYDFPQDIEWAKEGEDLFIVQTRPVTTIRETTEQKGETGTVETLLLSGSPASPGMASGPSRIIYRPSEIDRVLEGNVLVAEMTTPDYVPAMKRAAAIVTDRGGRTCHAAIVSRELGLPCVVGTENATKVLKQEQIITVDGSTGNVFDGRLVTEKTTTPTFEPRIRVRTNTKVYVNLAEPELAEKVASRHVNGVGLLRAEFIIAQIGEHPRHMISQGRGEEFVERLTEGVTTFAKAFKPRPVVYRTTDFKTNEYRNLKGGEQYEDIEENPMLGYRGCSRYVQEADLFKMEIEMVKRVREDYKNLWIMIPFVRTVKEMAHLMSTLKDEGLSSSKDFKIWMMVEVPSNIFLIDEFIDVGIDGISIGSNDLTQLILGIDRDSPKLADIFDERNEAVMLALKKAIKAAARRGITVSICGQAPSVYPELTEKLVKWGITSISVSPDAIESTREIIAKAEGRMVSPSLWRRKARNPHKLYQPANTKSAPRER; encoded by the coding sequence ATGGATAAGGAACGCAGGGTCGTCTGGTTTGAGGAAGTAGGAAAAGAGGACCTTCCCCAGGTCGGCGGGAAGGGGGCAAACCTGGGGGAGATGATCAGGGCCGGCATTCCCGTCCCCCCCGGCTTCATCGTTACCGCCCAAAGCTACTTTTACTTCCTCGAGAAATCAAGCCTCACCGATACAATTCGCAAGCTACTCTCCGATTTGGATCCCAACGACAGTGAAAAACTACAAAAGACCGCCTCAAGAATTATGAGGTTTCTCAATGCGGCCGTCATGCCCAAAGAGGTCGCCCGGAAAATCGCCCAATCCTACGGCAAGCTAGGTAGCGGCGCGGTTGCGGTGCGCTCCTCAGCCACCGCAGAGGACCTGCCAGAGGCATCCTTCGCCGGCCAGCAGCGCACCTTCCTAAACGTAACAGGGGAAAGTGATGTAGTCACCGCAGTGCAGGGCTGCTGGGCATCCCTCTTCGAGCCGCGAGCCATCTTCTACCGGGCCAATCAGGGCTTCGATCACTTCTCCGTCGGAATCGCGGTGCCGATACAACGGATGGTGCAGTCGGAGGCCTCGGGCGTTATGTTTACCATCGACCCAATCACCAACGATCGCAGCAAGATAGTCATTGAAGCGGTCTACGGTCTGGGGGAAGCTATCGTTTCCGGCGAGGTAACACCTGACCTATATGTGGTGGATAAAAAAGAGCTGGAGATAATCGATAAGAAAATCGCCCGGCAGGAATGGCAACTGGTGCGCAATGCTAAAGGAGGCAAAGACTTCGAGAATGCTAACATCAAAGTGGACATCCTCGAAGCGGAGCAAGCGAAGCAGAAATTTTCCGACGAGGATATCGTTGCCCTGGCGAAGATCGGCAAACGAATCGAAGACCACTACGACTTCCCCCAGGATATCGAATGGGCTAAAGAGGGGGAGGACTTGTTCATTGTTCAAACCCGCCCGGTGACCACCATAAGGGAGACCACTGAGCAAAAAGGGGAGACAGGAACAGTGGAGACGCTCTTGCTTTCCGGCTCACCAGCAAGCCCGGGTATGGCCTCCGGGCCAAGCCGGATAATCTACCGACCCTCTGAGATCGATAGGGTCTTGGAGGGCAATGTGCTGGTCGCCGAGATGACCACACCTGACTATGTGCCCGCAATGAAGCGGGCAGCGGCCATAGTAACCGATCGCGGTGGTAGAACCTGCCACGCCGCAATCGTAAGCAGGGAGCTAGGCCTCCCCTGCGTGGTGGGAACGGAGAATGCTACCAAGGTACTAAAACAGGAGCAAATCATCACCGTCGATGGCTCCACAGGGAATGTCTTTGATGGCCGGCTGGTCACGGAGAAGACCACTACTCCCACTTTCGAACCCAGGATTCGCGTTAGGACGAACACAAAGGTTTACGTTAATCTCGCCGAGCCGGAACTGGCGGAAAAGGTTGCGAGTCGCCACGTCAATGGCGTGGGGCTGCTTCGCGCCGAGTTCATAATCGCCCAGATCGGAGAACACCCCCGCCATATGATCAGCCAAGGGCGGGGGGAGGAGTTCGTGGAGCGGCTCACGGAGGGCGTTACTACGTTCGCAAAGGCATTCAAGCCCCGACCGGTAGTCTATCGAACTACCGACTTTAAGACCAATGAATATCGCAATCTCAAGGGCGGGGAGCAATACGAGGATATCGAAGAGAATCCCATGCTTGGCTACCGGGGGTGCTCCCGCTATGTGCAGGAAGCCGATCTCTTCAAGATGGAGATAGAGATGGTCAAGCGGGTGAGGGAAGATTATAAGAATCTATGGATAATGATCCCCTTTGTAAGAACAGTTAAAGAGATGGCTCATTTGATGAGCACATTGAAGGACGAGGGTCTTAGCTCCTCCAAGGACTTCAAGATTTGGATGATGGTTGAGGTGCCCTCCAATATCTTCCTTATCGACGAGTTCATCGATGTGGGCATCGATGGCATCTCCATCGGCTCAAACGACCTGACTCAGCTCATACTCGGGATAGATCGCGACAGCCCAAAGCTAGCAGATATATTCGATGAGCGAAATGAGGCGGTAATGCTGGCACTGAAGAAGGCGATAAAAGCCGCAGCCAGAAGAGGGATTACCGTTTCCATCTGCGGGCAGGCGCCCTCGGTCTACCCGGAGCTTACCGAGAAGCTGGTAAAATGGGGGATTACCTCTATCTCGGTAAGCCCTGATGCCATCGAGAGTACCAGGGAGATAATCGCCAAGGCTGAGGGGAGAATGGTCAGCCCCTCCCTGTGGAGACGGAAGGCCCGCAACCCCCACAAGCTTTACCAGCCGGCAAATACTAAAAGCGCCCCAAGAGAAAGGTAA
- a CDS encoding NAD(P)H-dependent oxidoreductase subunit E: MSKIDRIIEKYRADKSALIQMLLEIQREKRWLPPKALARVSQRLGIPINQIYHIATFYKAFSLIPQGRHSVSVCLGTACHVRGAPRLLDRVTDTLHIEPGETSPDMKFTLSTVNCLGCCALGPVMVVDGEYLGNPSAKEIKRVIASCN; this comes from the coding sequence TTGAGCAAGATCGACCGTATCATAGAGAAATACCGAGCGGATAAAAGCGCCTTGATCCAGATGCTTCTTGAGATCCAGCGGGAAAAACGCTGGCTTCCCCCCAAGGCTCTGGCGAGGGTGAGCCAGAGGTTAGGGATCCCCATTAACCAGATCTACCACATAGCTACCTTTTATAAGGCCTTCAGCCTGATCCCCCAAGGTCGTCACTCCGTCTCAGTATGCCTGGGTACCGCCTGCCACGTGCGCGGCGCCCCTCGCCTTCTGGACAGGGTGACAGATACGCTACACATTGAGCCAGGGGAGACCAGCCCGGACATGAAATTTACCCTGAGCACGGTAAACTGCCTCGGCTGCTGTGCCCTGGGACCGGTGATGGTAGTTGACGGTGAATACCTCGGCAATCCCTCCGCGAAAGAAATTAAAAGGGTCATCGCTAGCTGCAACTAG
- a CDS encoding NADH-quinone oxidoreductase subunit NuoF: MIKLKSAADLAGVRQQLLSQRDPSKPCITICSGTACHAYASEKTATAFVSEIERNGLKGKVDIRRTGCHGFCERGPIVVIFPEEICYLGVKPEDVPEIVSTTLMENRLVNRLLYDDSNGGKIVREGEIPFYKHQSRIVFGNNRLIDPKSIEDYIAIGGYSALSKALFKMSPDEVVETVKRANLRGRGGGGFPAGLKWETTRNGPGKVKYVIVNADEGDPGAYMDRSLLEGNPHSVLEGLIIGAYAIGSHEGYIYVRQEYPLAVENLSIALSQARDYGLLGKNILGSGFNFDVTIHRGAGAFVSGESSALMTAIEGKVGEPRPKYVRTAVSGIREKPSNLNNVETWANIPLIISRGADWFASIGTAGSKGTKIFSLVGKVNNTGLVEVPMGMTLREIIYDIGGGIRYGKKFKAVQTGGPSGGCLPQSLLDIPVDFDELTRVGSMMGSGGMIVMDEDDCMVDVARYFLNFLAEESCGKCIPCREGIRQMLNILNRICDGEGRIGDIELLEELSEVVRDASLCALGQTAPNPVLSTIRYFKDEYEAHIKERRCPARACKALISYYVQPEKCQACQICLRECPVGAITGGKNLVHVIDQDKCTKCGTCLEVCPPRFGAVVKLSGEPVPEAPPQGTKVERTKGARK; the protein is encoded by the coding sequence ATGATAAAACTGAAATCGGCTGCTGATCTAGCAGGCGTAAGGCAGCAGTTATTGTCCCAGAGAGACCCCAGCAAACCTTGTATTACTATTTGCTCAGGCACAGCTTGCCACGCCTATGCCAGCGAAAAGACCGCTACAGCATTTGTCAGTGAGATCGAAAGGAATGGCCTCAAAGGTAAGGTGGATATACGGCGCACCGGGTGCCACGGCTTTTGTGAGCGGGGGCCCATAGTCGTTATCTTCCCCGAGGAGATCTGCTATCTAGGAGTTAAGCCCGAAGATGTTCCTGAGATCGTCTCCACTACCCTCATGGAAAACAGGCTGGTCAATCGATTGCTATACGATGATAGCAACGGTGGGAAAATAGTACGCGAGGGAGAGATTCCATTTTATAAGCATCAGAGCCGGATTGTCTTTGGCAACAATCGGCTCATCGACCCCAAGAGCATCGAGGACTACATTGCCATAGGCGGCTATTCTGCCCTGTCAAAGGCGCTCTTCAAGATGAGCCCTGATGAGGTAGTTGAAACGGTAAAGCGGGCCAACCTCAGGGGCCGAGGCGGCGGCGGTTTCCCCGCCGGACTAAAGTGGGAGACTACCCGCAACGGCCCAGGGAAAGTAAAGTACGTAATCGTAAACGCCGATGAAGGTGACCCCGGCGCCTACATGGACCGCAGCCTGCTTGAGGGCAACCCCCACAGCGTGCTGGAGGGCCTGATCATCGGTGCCTATGCTATTGGCTCCCATGAGGGTTATATCTATGTGCGCCAGGAGTACCCGCTCGCCGTAGAGAATCTTTCCATTGCCCTCAGTCAGGCACGGGACTACGGTCTTCTGGGGAAAAACATCCTCGGCTCCGGCTTCAATTTTGATGTTACCATCCACCGCGGTGCCGGGGCCTTCGTTTCAGGTGAATCGAGTGCCTTGATGACCGCCATCGAGGGAAAAGTAGGGGAGCCGCGGCCAAAGTATGTTCGCACCGCGGTGAGCGGGATCAGGGAAAAACCGAGCAACCTGAACAACGTGGAGACCTGGGCTAATATACCTCTTATAATCAGCAGGGGTGCTGATTGGTTTGCCAGCATTGGCACCGCGGGTAGCAAGGGGACCAAGATTTTCTCCCTGGTGGGCAAGGTGAACAATACCGGACTGGTGGAAGTGCCCATGGGGATGACGCTCCGCGAGATCATATACGACATCGGGGGCGGCATTCGCTATGGAAAGAAATTCAAGGCAGTCCAGACCGGGGGACCCTCAGGGGGGTGCCTTCCCCAAAGCCTCCTTGATATACCGGTGGACTTCGATGAGCTTACCCGGGTAGGTTCGATGATGGGCTCCGGCGGCATGATTGTAATGGATGAGGATGATTGTATGGTGGATGTGGCCAGGTATTTCCTGAACTTCCTCGCCGAGGAGTCGTGTGGAAAGTGCATCCCCTGCCGTGAGGGGATAAGGCAAATGCTCAATATACTGAACAGGATTTGTGACGGAGAGGGCCGGATAGGGGATATCGAGCTTCTGGAGGAGCTATCCGAGGTGGTCCGGGATGCCTCCCTCTGCGCCCTGGGGCAAACCGCTCCCAACCCGGTGCTCAGCACCATCAGATACTTTAAGGATGAGTATGAAGCTCATATCAAGGAGAGGCGTTGCCCTGCCCGGGCATGTAAAGCGCTTATATCCTACTATGTCCAGCCGGAAAAATGCCAGGCCTGCCAGATCTGCCTCAGAGAATGCCCGGTGGGGGCGATAACCGGGGGCAAGAACCTGGTGCATGTTATCGACCAGGACAAGTGCACCAAATGCGGGACCTGCCTCGAGGTCTGCCCACCACGCTTCGGCGCCGTGGTGAAACTCTCCGGCGAGCCGGTTCCGGAAGCACCTCCCCAGGGGACCAAGGTGGAGCGCACCAAAGGGGCACGTAAATGA